From a region of the Globicephala melas chromosome 19, mGloMel1.2, whole genome shotgun sequence genome:
- the C19H19orf84 gene encoding uncharacterized protein C19orf84 homolog — protein sequence MEQKEGTGPEGNGLPSPGTEAWPPAPFPALFPSLLGTPDPAHLGLPESLAAVTVPIRLDALSYLLHSALMGAYTLQQSLPSCPCAPQACCTQPGTAKRPPRGRGGRDARRRPGRGQGQRQWGLGRAEQAESGWVGNPGAGPKTPPMTLPSPAPPAQDGKKGAQGPEPPLETPPADDWEAEY from the coding sequence GAACGGCCTGCCTTCCCCAGGGACTGAGGCGTGGCCGCCTGCACCTTTCCCAGCCctgttcccttctctcctgggCACCCCAGATCCAGCCCACCTGGGGCTCCCTGAGAGCCTGGCCGCTGTCACTGTCCCCATCCGTCTGGATGCTCTCTCCTACCTCCTGCACAGTGCCCTGATGGGAGCCTACACGCTTCAGCAGTCCTTGCCCTCCTGCCCCTGCGCCCCACAGGCGTGCTGCACCCAGCCGGGCACCGCCAAGAGGCCGCCCAGGGGACGAGGGGGCAGGGACGCCCGACGCAGGCCAGGCCGGGGTCAGGGCCAGCGGCAGTGGGGACTTGGGAGGGCTGAGCAGGCAGAGAGTGGCTGGGTGGGGAACCCTGGGGCTGGCCCCAAGACCCCGCCGATGACGCTGCCATCACCAGCACCACCTGCCCAGGATGGGAAGAAGGGCGCCCAGGGTCCGGAGCCGCCCCTGGAGACGCCGCCTGCTGATGACTGGGAGGCCGAGTACTAG